In Babesia bovis T2Bo chromosome 4 map unlocalized Chr4_2, whole genome shotgun sequence, the sequence GTGTGAAGCTAGAAGCGCCAACTAATGCTTTGGCGTAACTAACCACCTGACGCATCTTTCCCAATTGATAAATAAAATTACCTCATCATGCCACGGAACGTTCTTCATTGTAATCGCATTGTCATGAACAGTACCACAGAAAGTTACCGCCTTGATCTCTATAAAGTCAGGCTCGCCTAACTCAATCAGACGACCATAGTCACTGATTTCCTCTTGTTGTTCCTATAAGTAATATACAATGACATCAAATATCACTACCgttatattaaaatttttCACCAATGTCAATCGGAATACTGTCCTCTCTTTACGATGTTTTAGCAACTGAATGCAACGCTGAAACCTTGCCCAAAAGTCACGAAATAACGGACGGTCTAGGAGAAATTATATAAAGCGAATAATATACCAACCTGTGTTCTTTAAACTAGTCTCATCTGCTGCATCAATAGAAAGATAGAGTTGGGTAACCTGTCTTAAATTCTCCATTTCCTTGGGGAATTGGGCATTCGTAACGAGGAATGTAGATATGCGTCGTTGGTGTAACTCGTCCAACAACTCATTAATTTGTGGATACATAATAGGCTCTCCTACAAGTGATAATGCGCAATGACGAACGGTCATTGCTTCGGACAACCGTTCACTCTTCGTATCGAAAATACCTGGTTTTCagtaaatatattgaatcACACAAACCTTTCAATTCTTTTATCAAACGCAAATGGGCATTAACAGACTCTTGAGCTAAGAAATCAGGATCATCCGACTCCCATTTCCAACGAGTAGCTACAGGATTAGTATGGTGCCGCCAGCAGAAAACACATTTGTTTGCACATGCGAGACTAGGCGTCATCTCCATGCATTGGTTAGATTTTATCCCATAAAATGTATGTTTATAACAACCACCATGTCCACGTACACGTGCCTTTGTCCATCTACACAACTTAATTGCACTGTGGTCACCAATCAGTTTGTAACCTTGTTTTATTAAGGATTGACGTTGGATGTCCGAAACCATGCGATCGTTAGCACTTCCTATGTTCTCgatatcatcttcatttGTGCATCCCAATATATCACCATCATCTGCAATCTCATCACTATCCGAATAAAAGGATTCAGACGGCTCATGTGTTTGGCAATCACAGCAGCTTTGTGTTGTCTGTTGATTTACTACACCCTCACCTAAATCTTGGCAGCATTTTGGAAAGTTTTTTGAGCCATGGGAGCCGTTTAATGGGATATCCGTACAGCACGCTTCGGTGTTATCGGATATGTTAGTTCTAGGTATACGATCATTTTTCGGTGAGTTTGTATTAGCGATAAGGAATTGTGTTGACTCTAATGCATCATTGCCAGTGTCCCCCCTGTTCTTAGAGTACTTATTTTGTCTGGATTCCGACTTTTTCAATTTATAGCGGAAACTTTCCCATGATTCATTTACCATATTAGTAAACGTAACGATCTGTCCGACATCACGTATTCCAAAACAAAACTGTGCCGTTAACAGCCTATTCGCACCCAAAATTTTCATTGAATTTTCAATGGATGATATTAGTGACGTTACTTCTTTGCTGGTAACATTGTTATCACCTGAGTTGAATTCCCTGTCATCTACACAAGGTAGACAAACAAAGTGTAGtccattcaacagagtcTTGCTGATTCGGAAATCAGTATGCCAATCTTGTAAAATAGCGGCAAATTGCTGAAGGGTTTTAGTGCACTCGTGATTATCAACCAGTAGAACCAATGTAGATACTGAAAGTGAATCCTCACGGTTTGTTGATGAACGACATAGTTGTATTAGTCTGCAGTTTATATCTTCATGCTTATCTAACGATAGATTATCGATTTCATCGCCACTGGAGTCATTAGCAGTGGCATATAATGAACTAAGGGGAACGATTATAGAATCCACATCGTAATTCGTAAATTCGCGGCATAGAATTTCTGCCAGCCTGTAACTAGAGTCAGATGATATCCCCTCATCATCATACGCAAATATTACCGAAAAATCCATTTTTTACCTTATATTGAATCTACACAGTCAAGCGACGTAGCGGAGGTGTGTGGATGCCTTCCGTTGCCAATGGTCTATACACATCACATAATTAGGTGATGAAAAATGTAACGGTCGTTTATGTGTGCTTTGTTATCATTTACGTTGCCACTTTGGCAGCGAATGCAAGGCGCAGAAGG encodes:
- a CDS encoding Wyosine base formation family protein, with the protein product MDFSVIFAYDDEGISSDSSYRLAEILCREFTNYDVDSIIVPLSSLYATANDSSGDEIDNLSLDKHEDINCRLIQLCRSSTNREDSLSVSTLVLLVDNHECTKTLQQFAAILQDWHTDFRISKTLLNGLHFVCLPCVDDREFNSGDNNVTSKEVTSLISSIENSMKILGANRLLTAQFCFGIRDVGQIVTFTNMVNESWESFRYKLKKSESRQNKYSKNRGDTGNDALESTQFLIANTNSPKNDRIPRTNISDNTEACCTDIPLNGSHGSKNFPKCCQDLGEGVVNQQTTQSCCDCQTHEPSESFYSDSDEIADDGDILGCTNEDDIENIGSANDRMVSDIQRQSLIKQGYKLIGDHSAIKLCRWTKARVRGHGGCYKHTFYGIKSNQCMEMTPSLACANKCVFCWRHHTNPVATRWKWESDDPDFLAQESVNAHLRLIKELKGIFDTKSERLSEAMTVRHCALSLVGEPIMYPQINELLDELHQRRISTFLVTNAQFPKEMENLRQVTQLYLSIDAADETSLKNTDRPLFRDFWARFQRCIQLLKHRKERTVFRLTLVKNFNITEQQEEISDYGRLIELGEPDFIEIKAVTFCGTVHDNAITMKNVPWHDEVVSYAKALVGASSFTRQHYDIACVHRHSCCVLVANTSYRINGKWHTWIDYDKFHELAMSGHEFHGIDYSIETPDWGLYGSKEEGFDPVDTRVYTKGRKKLPGPPEPRQQNM